gattcttAGAGGATGAAGCACCCATCACCGCCTGTTACATTGATTTAGATAAGCCCCAAGTGTCTAATCCCCAAACGTAAAACATTCTGTTGTCTCATGGTATCTTGCCACTCAAAATGTGGTCCAGAGGCCAGCAGTATCTTATCACTTGGAAGCTAGTTAAAAATGTAGAACCCATACATCCAGCAAGTAGCTGATTTATATGCTCTGAGTGAGGGTCCGAGCCACCTGCCATTTTGCTGGAGGAGCCCCTTGGGCtgtaataaacatttataatgtCTTTCATCTTTGAGTGGATCTACAGTGGCTTCAGCAGTGTGCCCCAATTCCTAGGACTCAACAAGAAATCTGGAAAACTTTTATTCTTAGGTTTAAACAATACAGGCAAAACCATTCTTCTTCACATGATCAAAGATGACAGATTGGGCCAACGTATTCCAACACTACATCTGACATCAAAAGAGCTAACAATTGTTGGAATGACTTTTACAACTTTTGACCTTGGTCAGCACGAGCAAGCATGTCGAGTttggaaaaattgtctcccaGCAATGAATGGGATTATCTTTCTGGTGGACTGTGCAGATCATTCTTGCCTTATAGAATCCAAAGTTGAGCTTAATGCTTTAATGGCTGATGAAACAATATCCACTATGCCAATCCTTATCTTGGGTAACAAAATTGACAGAACAGATACAATCAGTGCAGAAAAACTCGGTGAGATATTTGGGCTTTATGGACAGACCACAGGAAAGGGGAATGTGACCCTGAAGCAGCTGAATGTTCGCCCCGTGGAAGTGTTCACGTGCCGTATGCTCCAGAGGCAAACCTACACGGAGGGTTTCTGAAGTTTTGACAGTGAAAATAAGAGTTTTACTTCTCTGGACTGATCCTATTCACAGCTTCCTCATGAACTTTTCTAATAGAACAAGGAAAGCTCTGCAACTATGTCTGGCATTGTGAAGCCTAGAGTCTCTGTCAACTCTCTCATTACCCAGTAGTGATATGTGCCCTTCTCCACACCGCTGGAAGGTAATGCTGCCCCACGTGCAGTATTCTGGTCAGTATCCTGGGACTTGGAAGTTGGCAGGATTTGCCGGGTAAAGCTGTGTGCCATTGTGGGGCACCTGAAAAGAAAATCATGTCTCACCACTGTAATTGATTTCAAAAAAAAGcgattctattttttaaagaaagtgttGTTAATGTAATTGGTATCCCTCTTCACTTCTTTAGTTATCAGTTTACTTGGTCTagagttttctattcttttttattaactAGTTAATGATACTTAGATACTTCATAAAATTATGCACAGATACACATTGGAGACCAGAGCTCATTTGGGTGAACTTACTCCTGCTGAGTTAGCAGGTTGGTGAGAGAAACTCCCCTGAGCACATCTGTCTCTCTAACTGCCTTGGAGTAGGTGGCATTATCCTGTCCACACAGAACCAGAAAAGGGACAGAACTCTGGCCTTGCAGTTGTGGCAGGTTTCACTGTGGTAAACTAGGGTCATTCCTCATCAAGGAATGTGTAGCAGATTGTTGACTGTGGAGGAGTTAATTATAGAGTGGGTTATTCTTACTTACAAAGTTACAGATTTCAGCCAGTCTCTGCTTTTgtacttttgtgaaattttatttctctctatagcacctttttcatttttggttATAAAAAGTGACTTTCGCTTTTTAAAAGAGTTGAGAACATCTCTCATGTCACATACTGCAGGTGTGTCGGTTACTTTTGCATAGATTCGAGGGGGATATTTTTCTAAATAGGAAGACAGGACGAAGTTAACAGTTTAAGGGCTCTTAATTCTGTGAGTTTGAGGACTTAAAAGTATTGTAGTACTTGTTTGGATCCAGAAAATTTTACTCAGTgagctttaaaatttccatttgtagCATTTGGTCTCCATTGGGCTGTGCATGAACTATTTTTCTTACATCTTTTCTCCTTAGATATCTATGTTGTTGGTATTAAAGTATCAGTTAACATCTGTAGCTTttccaggtttgtttgtttggttttttggtaTGAAATTGCCTTTCTCCATTGCAGAAATAAGCTGGGGGAAACACTGACCCAAAAACTTTCTGTAGAGCTGTTCCTTGGGAGATAGCATCATTTATCGACAGTAAAGACTCTGTATAAAAGCACCAGCATCCCTACCAGGATGATGAGGTTTAATTTTATAGCATTCCATTTTCCTTGTACCACATGTAAAATTGAATTTTGGTGATCTTAACATATATTCTACCCTTGTAGTAAAAGATCAAACAATAGATCTCCTAGgaaaagataacataggagatGAAAAGTTGGGAGGATATCTGTATTCTAATGTAAGGGTAGGGAAAGTGCGGATAATATATTTCCAGGGTAAGAGAGTATCCTTCTTTAGTTGCAGTTTTCATTCTCAGTCTTCAGTACTGACTTTTTTGGGAAAGCACACTTCTTCACTGCTGGGTACCTAATGCAGAGGCTCAGTGAAGTGTATGTCTGGGATGTTCATGCATTTCACTTATTAGTAAGCATAGCTGGATTGAGACAATTGTTGGTTTGGAAAAGGGTTAAAGCCTTAAGCGAAAAAATCTACCTAATAGTGAATGAACTATGTAATTAACTTGGATATTTTTAAGTTCCTATGGTTAAAGATTCCCCACACTTCTCTATTCAGAGACATGAGAAGTATGATTGCTTCAGTGttagttttcttacttttttttcgtATTTGTCCCTAGTCACTTTGTTGCAAGCTAGAAAACTGGGGGTTCTACATAGGGCAGCTCTTTGTGAAAGTGTTTTATCCCACTGGAGAAAGGGGATTGAAAATCAGTTAGGACCAGTGTATTTCTTGCCCCACCGAACACTATTCCTATAATAAAATAGCTGAAAGAAGCTGCTGGGTGGAGCTTCGGCACCTTGTACAGGAATTCCaatgaattaagacttttcattctgttttagcAATACATATATGTCCTATTTCGGGAAAAGTAAAACCGTCATTTACAAAAGAATATCAGTCTGTATCCTAAGCAtttatataaaaagttaaaacaaaacgaAAGTGTAGAGTCTTAGACAGCACCTATATCTACAGAACCAGAGCCTCATTTTACCAGATCCCCTGGTACATTGGTATTGGAGAAGCACTGACATGGCATCTGAGAGTGGGGATGGTGTGAAAGTGAGAAGGCAAAACTGATCATCTTATTTCAAGACACTGTGGCGATTATGtggtttaaatttctttattactttattaCTTTTAGGTTTGGCTTACTTGGCTTACTTTTCAGGCTCAGCCTTCTTCACTGAGAATTACACACACCCAAAGCTCTTCATGTACTTATTTCTACCAGCGACTTCACCCAGTGCCTGAGTTTTCAGTATTAGAagctttttttttgcattaagtGTGGGCAGAGGTTAAAATATTCATGTGTTCCCTAAAATAGGTAATGCATTATGCTGTTTTCACATGAGGCAAGATTTGTTCtagtcctgtgtgtgtgtgtgtgtgtgtgtgtgtgtgtgtgtgcgcgcgcgtgtgtgtgttgAAATAATCATGAAGCAGGGACTAAAGAAATTGGAATTAAAAGTTTGCATCTAAAAGAGGGACAAATCTGAGACATGAAGCATGGCTGTGAGGACCGTGGGAAGCAGGGGGCAAGGAGCAGCCTGGGAAATGGAGCTGTGAGGGATTAACATGGGAAAGGTGGGAGGTACATCTCAGGAACAGTTGACTTGGGGTCAGCTCCAACACTGTCTACTTACTGTAAATAAATTGTTCAAATAACACATTTGATTCCCTCTGCAACTCTTTCCTGAGACAAATATCACTCAGAATCTTCCTGCCTGAATTCCTGAAGAGTTAAACAAAGCATCACCTTTCAGATAATTCTTTCATCTAAACAGGGTATCTAAAATGTCTTCTATTTAACTTTTTAGTTCTGTACCAGAGTAATGCTTTAAGATTACTATATAAATAAACAAGCTGAAAACTAGACGTGCCAGTGACAACTTTAATAATccaatcttttttaaattttgtaatgaatttttttcttctttttttagacaaggtcttacactgtcgcccaggctggagtgcagtggtatgatcttggctcgttgcaacctcctcctcccgggttcaagtgattctcctgcctcagcctccctagtagctgggattgcagcacCTGCTATtgcgcccggctaagttttgtatttttagtagagacggggtttcaccatgttggtcaggctggtcttgaactccttacctcaggtgatccacctgcctcggcctcccaaagtgctgggattacaggcttgagccaccacacctggcctgtaatgaactatttttaaatgttggataaagattgttttttgtttccgtttttctttttgtttttcctatttcaacAGTGAGGAGTATTGCAGCATCCACAATATTGCTCTACAATGATGTTTCTTAAGTCTATACTTTTTTCACTGAACTAAGTGACAACTTTATTTAAATGCTTTAATTCTTTGAGATGGAAAGTGAATACTGCCATCTCTGGGTGCTTGCTATGTGCCAGCTCTGGCACTAAGACgattaagataaatattttaggagGAATAGAAACTATTTCAGAGCATTTTCATATGAAAATGGTTCTAAAGAAAATGTGCTCAGAAATTTTGTAACAAATCTCCGGCCCACAACTTCCCTCCCTGTCCGTGCCTCACAGGCATGTGCAGAATCAGATGAGTTGGGCTCAAACCTCACTTGGGCATGTCACTGAATAGACTTTTTGTTGCTTGTCATCTAAATATTGAATCCTGAAACTCCTG
This genomic interval from Gorilla gorilla gorilla isolate KB3781 chromosome 3, NHGRI_mGorGor1-v2.1_pri, whole genome shotgun sequence contains the following:
- the LOC101124072 gene encoding GTP-binding protein SAR1a-like; translation: MSFIFEWIYSGFSSVPQFLGLNKKSGKLLFLGLNNTGKTILLHMIKDDRLGQRIPTLHLTSKELTIVGMTFTTFDLGQHEQACRVWKNCLPAMNGIIFLVDCADHSCLIESKVELNALMADETISTMPILILGNKIDRTDTISAEKLGEIFGLYGQTTGKGNVTLKQLNVRPVEVFTCRMLQRQTYTEGF